The following are from one region of the Lacinutrix sp. Bg11-31 genome:
- a CDS encoding ABC transporter ATP-binding protein: MEKNIEHTILETKNLSIGYKSKKAETIIASNINLQLKEGQLIGLVGANGIGKSTLLRTLTQVQPKLAGALYLNNKPLDKYDNLELAQAMSLVLTEQIASKNLSVFELVALGRQPYTNWVGSLSETDILIINKAITQTNIEDLKHKKCFELSDGQLQKVMITRALAQDTDLIILDEPTTHLDMYHKAYILKLLQKLAKETGKTILFSSHEIDLAIQLCDTMIVMTKDNVITDSPKSLIKKGVFETLFPKDLIVFDENSGTFRVN; the protein is encoded by the coding sequence ATGGAAAAAAATATAGAACATACCATCCTAGAAACAAAAAACCTTTCCATTGGCTACAAGTCTAAAAAGGCTGAAACTATTATTGCTTCAAATATTAATTTACAATTAAAAGAAGGGCAGTTAATAGGATTAGTTGGTGCTAATGGTATTGGAAAATCTACATTATTAAGAACCTTAACACAAGTACAGCCCAAATTAGCTGGTGCTCTCTATTTAAATAATAAACCATTAGATAAATACGATAATTTAGAATTAGCACAAGCAATGAGTTTGGTTTTAACCGAACAAATAGCCTCAAAAAACTTATCGGTTTTCGAACTTGTTGCACTTGGTAGACAACCATATACCAATTGGGTAGGTAGTTTATCTGAAACTGATATTTTAATAATAAACAAAGCCATTACACAAACAAACATTGAAGATTTAAAACATAAAAAATGTTTTGAACTTAGTGATGGACAGCTTCAAAAAGTAATGATTACACGTGCATTAGCACAAGATACCGACTTAATAATTCTAGATGAACCTACCACGCATTTAGATATGTATCACAAAGCATACATTCTTAAACTACTTCAAAAGTTAGCTAAAGAAACTGGCAAGACTATATTATTTTCTTCTCACGAAATAGATTTAGCAATACAGTTATGCGATACAATGATAGTAATGACAAAAGATAATGTGATTACCGATTCTCCAAAAAGCTTAATTAAAAAGGGTGTTTTCGAAACACTTTTCCCAAAAGACTTAATTGTATTCGATGAAAACTCTGGAACTTTTAGAGTGAACTAA
- a CDS encoding iron ABC transporter permease: MQDTNTYKASFIVLTLVLILCFFANISLGSVSIPFKTIFESLVGITDNYIIQNYRLPKAFTAILVGSGLGISGLLMQTLFRNPLAGPFVLGITSGASLGVALLIMGSSVFGGFFATLLISKWSLVIAASLGSFLVLLTVLIVSSRVKDTMAILIIGLMFGSITAAVVSVLSYFSSAEELQRYIFWGFGSLGDLQWSELKIFGFIYALGIVFSIASIKALNTLLLGENYAKSLGLNIKQSRLIVIIATSLLAGTITAFAGPIAFIGLAIPHITRQVFNTSNHKILLPAVFLIGAIVMLICDSIAQLPTSDYTLPINAITSLIGAPVVIWLLVRKRKMVF, translated from the coding sequence TTGCAAGATACCAACACATACAAAGCTTCTTTTATAGTGTTAACATTAGTTTTAATACTGTGTTTCTTTGCTAATATTAGTTTAGGATCTGTTTCTATTCCATTTAAAACCATTTTCGAAAGTTTAGTTGGTATTACAGATAATTATATTATTCAAAATTACAGATTACCAAAAGCCTTTACTGCTATTTTGGTTGGTTCTGGTTTAGGAATTTCTGGACTATTAATGCAAACTTTATTTAGAAACCCATTAGCTGGTCCTTTTGTTTTAGGTATTACCTCTGGAGCTAGTTTAGGTGTTGCTTTGTTAATTATGGGATCATCGGTTTTTGGTGGTTTTTTTGCTACACTTTTAATTTCTAAATGGAGTTTAGTTATTGCAGCAAGCTTAGGTAGTTTTCTTGTGTTATTAACTGTTTTAATAGTGTCTTCAAGAGTAAAAGACACCATGGCAATATTAATAATAGGTCTCATGTTTGGTAGCATTACTGCTGCTGTAGTAAGTGTACTTTCTTATTTTAGTTCTGCCGAAGAATTACAACGTTACATTTTTTGGGGCTTTGGGAGTTTAGGTGATTTACAATGGAGCGAACTTAAAATATTTGGGTTCATTTACGCTCTTGGAATTGTATTTAGTATCGCTTCAATTAAAGCATTAAACACACTTTTACTAGGAGAAAATTATGCAAAAAGCTTAGGTTTAAATATTAAACAAAGCAGATTAATCGTTATTATAGCAACCAGTTTATTAGCAGGTACAATAACTGCTTTTGCTGGACCAATAGCCTTTATAGGTTTAGCAATTCCGCACATAACAAGACAGGTTTTTAATACCTCTAATCATAAAATATTATTACCAGCAGTGTTTTTAATTGGTGCCATTGTTATGCTTATTTGCGATAGTATTGCACAATTACCAACAAGCGATTATACCTTACCAATTAATGCTATAACCTCTTTAATTGGTGCACCTGTTGTTATTTGGCTATTGGTTAGAAAACGTAAAATGGTGTTTTAA
- a CDS encoding ABC transporter substrate-binding protein: MLQNKSLLLLLFSLLFLLNCKNEKHNLTPDDYNLKHNIEEGNETKNNYAEGFKIINYNGFDVLEINNPWPEAEKNYRYALISKESAAKTTFNKDGYDGIITTPIEKIVVTSTTHIPALELLGVEETLIGFPGTNYISSKKTRARIDNGDIRELGKNEGINTEVLLNLNPHLVVAFGVDGKSKSLETIKNANIPVIYNGDWVEKSALAKAEWIKFFGVLYNKQKEADSIFNSIEKDYLEAKKIAAKVTKQPTILSGAMHKDIWYLPNGTSTEAQILKDANVNYLWRETTGSGSLALNFETVFDKAKTADLWLSPSYYSSLEALEKGNKHYTKFDAFKNKNIYSFADTTGETGGVLYYELGTARPDLVLKDIIKICHPELLQNYTPSFFKPLK; encoded by the coding sequence ATGTTACAGAACAAGTCTTTATTATTACTTTTATTTTCACTTCTATTTTTACTAAATTGTAAGAATGAGAAACATAATTTAACTCCCGATGATTATAATCTAAAGCATAATATTGAAGAGGGAAATGAAACCAAAAACAACTATGCTGAAGGCTTTAAAATTATTAATTATAACGGTTTCGATGTTTTAGAAATCAATAATCCATGGCCTGAAGCAGAAAAAAATTATAGGTATGCATTGATTTCTAAAGAAAGTGCTGCGAAAACCACATTTAATAAAGACGGTTACGATGGTATTATTACAACACCAATAGAAAAAATTGTAGTAACTTCTACTACTCATATTCCTGCTCTTGAACTTTTAGGAGTTGAAGAAACCTTAATTGGTTTTCCTGGAACAAACTATATCTCTTCTAAAAAAACCAGAGCACGAATTGATAATGGAGACATAAGAGAACTTGGCAAAAACGAAGGTATAAATACTGAAGTTTTATTAAACCTCAATCCACACTTAGTTGTTGCTTTTGGAGTAGATGGAAAAAGCAAGTCGCTAGAAACTATTAAGAACGCTAACATTCCAGTAATATATAATGGTGATTGGGTAGAAAAATCGGCTTTAGCAAAAGCAGAATGGATTAAGTTTTTTGGTGTACTTTATAATAAGCAAAAGGAAGCCGATTCTATTTTTAATAGTATTGAAAAAGACTATTTAGAAGCTAAGAAGATTGCAGCGAAAGTTACTAAACAACCAACAATTTTAAGTGGTGCCATGCATAAAGATATTTGGTATTTACCAAATGGAACAAGTACAGAAGCACAGATCTTAAAAGATGCTAACGTTAATTATTTATGGAGAGAAACTACAGGAAGTGGAAGTTTAGCTTTAAACTTTGAAACTGTTTTCGATAAAGCTAAAACTGCCGATTTATGGTTAAGTCCATCATACTATTCAAGTTTAGAAGCACTAGAAAAAGGAAATAAGCATTACACAAAATTTGATGCTTTTAAAAACAAAAACATATACTCTTTTGCAGATACTACTGGAGAAACTGGAGGCGTCTTATATTACGAACTTGGAACTGCAAGACCAGATTTAGTTTTAAAAGACATTATTAAAATCTGTCACCCAGAATTATTACAAAATTACACACCATCCTTTTTTAAACCTTTAAAATAA
- a CDS encoding TonB-dependent siderophore receptor has translation MKQSILFLLGVLFSLSIVAQTKLDSVHKLEEVVLNDVKLNQNAAGFKVTVLNDSILSKNNSNFTNLLRFNSNIYFKENGYGMVSSPSFRGTNASQTAVIWNGISINSQLNGQTDFNTINTNNINQVVIRNGGGSVQYGSGAIGGSIHLDNTLSFSSHLKNDVKLNYGSFDTKNVSFVTDYGNEKFAFNIGVNYIDSENDYKYLGRDQVNENGAFNNLSLSANLGYFISDKDVIKLYHQYFLGEREFSGTTATPSNSKYEDRNSRSMLEWSRNGLAYTSALKVAYLKEYFEFFQNKDSEFFSFGEVSTLLLKHNFDYKLSKTLSVKSILDYNYFEGEGSSFGEPNRSAFSATGLLQYNPNKKVNLGFNVRQDVMSNFKSPLLFSMDGAFRFSSHYKLKINGSKNFRVPTFNDLYWQPGGNLDLVPESSYQIDLGHVVSFNWLQFQLNTYYISTEDLIQWQPNSSGFWSPKNIAKSHSYGAEIGIDITKTFNKHQLKFTSNYSYTVSENLETNKQLIYVPFHKANASLAYSFNKFSAYYQHLFNGSVFTTADNLKGSFYSLEPYDVANLGLNYKVIKTTTNQLDLGLNINNIFNEVYQNVAFRPMSNRNFNIQLHYKF, from the coding sequence ATGAAACAAAGTATTCTATTTTTATTAGGTGTTCTTTTTAGTTTAAGCATTGTAGCTCAAACTAAGCTAGATTCTGTCCATAAGTTAGAGGAGGTTGTTTTAAACGATGTTAAGCTTAATCAAAATGCAGCAGGTTTTAAAGTTACCGTTCTAAACGATTCAATTTTAAGCAAAAACAACTCAAATTTCACCAATCTACTACGTTTTAATTCTAATATTTATTTTAAAGAAAATGGTTATGGAATGGTGTCTTCACCTTCTTTTAGAGGAACAAATGCTTCTCAAACTGCTGTTATTTGGAATGGTATTTCTATAAACTCTCAACTTAATGGGCAAACCGATTTTAATACCATAAATACTAACAACATCAATCAAGTTGTTATTAGAAATGGAGGAGGTAGTGTACAATATGGAAGTGGTGCCATTGGCGGAAGTATTCATTTAGATAATACCCTAAGTTTTAGTTCGCATTTAAAAAACGATGTCAAACTTAATTATGGAAGTTTCGATACAAAAAACGTAAGTTTTGTAACCGATTATGGTAACGAGAAGTTTGCTTTTAATATTGGTGTAAATTATATAGATTCTGAAAATGACTATAAATATTTAGGCAGAGATCAAGTAAACGAAAATGGTGCTTTTAATAATTTAAGTTTGAGTGCTAATTTGGGTTATTTTATTTCTGATAAAGATGTTATAAAGCTATACCATCAATATTTTTTAGGTGAAAGAGAATTTTCTGGAACAACTGCAACACCTTCTAATAGTAAATACGAAGATAGAAACTCTAGATCAATGTTAGAGTGGTCAAGAAATGGTTTGGCTTATACGTCTGCGTTGAAGGTTGCTTATTTAAAAGAGTATTTTGAGTTTTTTCAAAACAAAGATTCTGAATTCTTTTCTTTTGGAGAAGTAAGTACGTTACTATTAAAACACAATTTCGATTATAAGTTATCTAAAACATTATCTGTAAAAAGTATTTTAGATTATAATTATTTTGAAGGTGAAGGGAGTAGTTTTGGTGAGCCAAATAGAAGCGCATTTTCTGCTACAGGATTGCTACAATACAACCCTAATAAAAAAGTGAATTTAGGTTTTAATGTACGCCAAGATGTAATGTCTAATTTTAAAAGCCCATTATTATTCTCGATGGATGGTGCTTTTCGTTTTTCGAGCCATTACAAATTAAAAATTAATGGTTCTAAGAATTTTAGAGTTCCAACATTTAACGATTTATATTGGCAACCTGGCGGAAACTTAGATTTAGTGCCAGAGTCTTCTTATCAAATAGATTTAGGCCATGTTGTTTCTTTTAATTGGTTACAATTTCAATTAAACACCTATTATATTTCAACTGAAGATTTAATACAGTGGCAACCAAATTCGTCTGGATTTTGGTCACCTAAAAACATAGCTAAGTCTCATAGTTATGGTGCAGAAATAGGTATAGATATTACAAAAACATTTAATAAACATCAATTAAAGTTTACTTCTAATTACTCTTATACAGTGTCTGAGAATTTAGAGACTAATAAACAATTAATTTATGTGCCTTTTCATAAAGCAAACGCCTCTTTAGCATATAGCTTTAATAAGTTTTCTGCTTATTATCAGCATTTATTTAATGGTAGTGTTTTTACAACTGCCGATAATTTAAAAGGTTCTTTTTATAGTTTAGAACCTTACGATGTTGCTAATTTAGGACTTAACTATAAAGTAATTAAAACAACAACAAACCAATTAGATTTAGGCTTAAACATTAATAATATTTTTAATGAAGTTTATCAAAATGTAGCTTTTAGACCAATGTCAAACAGAAACTTTAATATTCAATTACACTATAAATTTTAA
- a CDS encoding hybrid sensor histidine kinase/response regulator transcription factor: MQRINKKILIKTKLIHSISIVLQLSLFSFYYTSAQNNLPSIKHFSLEEGLSQVTINDLLQDKTGFVWIATQDGLNRFDGTNFKHYKYQELDSTSIPGNLTNVLLEDKNTNIWVGSIGNGLSYYNQKLERFYKVKLKYAKNENETISDLDIDNQGNVWVASRLSGLHKLKSLENNTFLQENYFNNQSLSALLYQSNNNNLWVGDFNGNVYKINSSESFNPNIKPEFTIKSRVRCFFNTGKHLLIGSDYGLYIYTFKSKKLELFKFELENLISVKFISSFLKGNDDSVWIGTGNGLFLLNWKKMKIIREIEKSKNNKDLLSNNTVTALLNIDKDKILVGTANNLNLLNFKPPLFKNISKNKQGNHLLNDNVIFSILRDKTDLWVGTSDGGLNLIRNGVPYYFEKVKNDSSITFGTVREIIKDHKNQRLWVATTRGLRMLNLKTFDPKQPKFKVFRYNPNDINSISGDFLKGMTLDYNNNIWGATYGYGIFRLEIKNNDNIKITRYENNPVNKNSLQSNVTMCVKTDRQNNVWIGTQGGLTKLYFNNNNYTNPVFTNYNKNSSKKESLSNNSVYDILIDKNDSIWLGTRHGLNLFTGNNTFVSWKEQSQFPNAAVYSIQDDNKGNLWLGTNDGLVKFNTKNRKFTQYSTQDGIQSNEFDIHAKFKDSLGTIYLGGIGGVTYFNPEEIEAIDIKKTIYFSELKIKDSVIKPNSKKNNVLSKSIINTSLLEFKHNQFPFYLEFSSIDFRHYKNVKYGYKLLPTDENWNMLTGSKIQFLNLPSGKYTLQINGFSRGIEWDKKPLEMKLNISPPWWLSTLAYFGYFIILISLAYLFYRFQLSRKLAVEESLRLKEVNLLKNSLYTNITHEFRTPLTVILGMVESLKLNVQDRVFKGADKSLELIHRNSESLLQLVNRMLDLAKLESGVVKLELYKSDVIPYIKYVCESYHSLAQANSINLTIYSEIDHLEMDFDANKLSSIISNVLSNAIKFTPENGKIIVHLNHVINLGHEFLLLKIKDNGLGLTENDLLHVFNRFYQADSSTSRSYEGTGIGLALTKELVNLMHGDISVKSKLGKGSEFIIKIPVTRNAILSLPQTPLYTSKTTVLEESIEAIESINSNLPIALIIEDNIDVVHYLKTCLENKYQVQHAINGRIGIDMAYENIPDIIISDVMMPEKDGFEVCSTLKSDERTNHIPIILLTAKVSNEDRLTGLSLGADAYLSKPFNKEELYIRLDQLLLLRKKIIAKFKTSDFNDLVKKPTSNPEDKFLKKIISIIHEDINNHAFGSKELAKKLFLSESQVYRKLKAISGKSTALFIRSIRLQKSKDLIQTTNRTIAEIAYDVGFNDPSWFSRAFKEEFGLSPSEFK; this comes from the coding sequence ATGCAAAGGATAAACAAAAAGATTTTAATAAAAACGAAGCTTATACATTCTATTAGTATTGTATTACAACTATCTTTATTTTCTTTTTATTATACTTCTGCGCAAAATAATCTACCAAGTATTAAACATTTTTCGTTAGAAGAAGGGCTGTCTCAAGTTACCATTAATGACCTATTACAAGATAAAACTGGTTTTGTTTGGATAGCAACACAAGATGGTTTAAATAGATTTGATGGTACAAATTTTAAGCATTATAAGTACCAAGAGTTAGATTCTACAAGTATTCCCGGAAACTTAACAAATGTATTATTAGAAGATAAAAACACAAACATATGGGTAGGATCTATTGGTAATGGCCTTTCTTATTATAACCAAAAACTAGAACGTTTTTATAAAGTAAAATTAAAATATGCAAAAAACGAAAATGAAACCATATCTGATTTAGATATAGATAATCAAGGTAATGTATGGGTAGCATCTAGACTCTCGGGATTGCACAAGCTTAAAAGCTTAGAGAATAACACCTTTTTACAAGAAAATTATTTTAATAATCAATCATTAAGTGCCTTACTCTATCAATCTAACAATAACAATCTCTGGGTTGGCGATTTTAATGGTAACGTTTATAAAATTAACTCTTCTGAGAGCTTTAACCCTAACATTAAACCAGAATTTACAATTAAAAGTCGTGTTCGCTGCTTTTTTAATACAGGAAAGCACTTATTAATTGGGAGCGATTATGGCTTATATATCTATACTTTTAAAAGTAAAAAGTTAGAGCTATTCAAGTTTGAATTAGAAAACCTTATCTCGGTAAAGTTTATATCCTCTTTTTTAAAAGGAAATGATGATTCTGTATGGATTGGAACTGGAAATGGTCTTTTTCTATTAAACTGGAAAAAAATGAAAATAATTCGTGAAATAGAAAAATCAAAAAATAACAAAGATTTATTAAGCAATAATACGGTTACTGCTTTACTAAATATTGATAAAGATAAAATACTTGTAGGCACTGCAAATAATTTAAATCTACTAAATTTTAAACCTCCTCTTTTTAAAAATATATCAAAAAACAAACAAGGTAATCACCTCCTTAATGATAATGTTATTTTTTCAATTCTAAGAGATAAAACAGATTTATGGGTTGGCACTTCAGATGGTGGATTAAATTTAATAAGAAATGGTGTTCCTTATTATTTTGAAAAGGTAAAAAACGACTCTTCAATTACATTTGGTACTGTAAGAGAAATAATTAAAGACCATAAAAACCAAAGACTTTGGGTGGCAACCACAAGAGGTTTACGTATGTTAAACCTAAAAACATTTGACCCTAAGCAACCAAAATTTAAAGTATTTAGATACAATCCTAACGATATAAATTCTATAAGTGGCGATTTTTTAAAAGGAATGACACTAGATTATAATAATAATATTTGGGGAGCAACTTATGGATATGGTATTTTTAGATTAGAAATAAAAAACAACGATAATATAAAAATAACTCGCTACGAAAATAATCCTGTAAACAAAAACTCCTTACAAAGTAATGTAACTATGTGTGTAAAAACCGATAGACAAAACAATGTTTGGATTGGTACGCAAGGAGGATTAACCAAACTATATTTTAATAACAATAATTATACTAATCCCGTTTTTACAAACTATAATAAAAATTCTTCAAAAAAAGAAAGCCTTTCTAATAACTCCGTTTACGACATATTAATAGACAAAAATGACAGTATTTGGCTAGGTACTCGCCATGGATTAAATTTATTCACAGGCAATAACACTTTTGTTTCATGGAAAGAGCAAAGCCAATTCCCTAATGCAGCAGTTTATAGTATACAAGATGATAATAAAGGAAATCTTTGGCTAGGTACAAATGACGGTTTAGTAAAATTTAATACTAAAAACAGGAAATTCACTCAATATAGCACACAAGATGGTATACAAAGTAACGAGTTTGATATTCATGCCAAATTTAAAGATAGTTTAGGCACTATATATTTAGGAGGCATTGGAGGTGTAACATATTTTAATCCAGAAGAAATAGAAGCTATTGATATAAAAAAAACAATTTACTTCTCAGAATTAAAAATAAAAGATTCTGTTATAAAGCCAAATAGCAAAAAAAACAATGTGTTAAGTAAATCTATAATAAATACAAGTTTATTAGAGTTTAAACATAATCAGTTTCCATTTTATTTAGAATTTTCATCAATAGATTTTCGTCATTATAAAAATGTGAAATATGGCTACAAACTTTTACCAACAGACGAGAATTGGAATATGTTAACTGGTTCAAAAATTCAATTTCTTAATTTACCTTCTGGCAAGTACACTTTACAAATAAATGGTTTTTCTAGAGGAATAGAGTGGGATAAAAAACCATTAGAAATGAAATTAAATATTTCACCACCATGGTGGTTAAGTACTTTAGCATATTTTGGTTACTTTATAATATTAATTTCACTCGCTTATTTGTTTTATCGTTTTCAATTATCTCGAAAACTAGCTGTTGAAGAAAGCTTACGTTTAAAAGAAGTTAATCTACTCAAAAACAGTCTATATACTAACATTACACACGAATTCAGAACACCTTTAACAGTTATTTTAGGTATGGTAGAATCTCTAAAGCTCAATGTACAAGATAGGGTGTTTAAAGGTGCAGATAAATCTTTAGAACTAATACATCGCAATAGCGAAAGCTTATTACAACTAGTAAATAGAATGTTAGATCTTGCCAAATTAGAAAGTGGAGTAGTAAAATTAGAACTATATAAATCTGATGTGATTCCATACATTAAATATGTGTGCGAAAGCTACCATTCGCTCGCGCAAGCAAATAGTATAAATCTTACAATTTATTCTGAAATTGACCATTTAGAAATGGATTTCGACGCTAACAAGCTTTCTTCAATAATTTCTAATGTCCTTTCTAATGCTATTAAATTTACACCAGAAAATGGAAAAATAATTGTGCATCTAAACCATGTCATAAATTTAGGTCATGAGTTTTTATTATTAAAAATAAAAGACAATGGACTTGGTCTAACAGAAAACGATTTATTACATGTTTTTAATCGTTTTTATCAAGCAGATAGCTCTACGTCTAGAAGTTACGAAGGCACAGGTATTGGTCTTGCATTAACAAAGGAATTGGTGAATTTAATGCATGGAGACATATCTGTAAAAAGCAAACTGGGGAAAGGCAGCGAATTTATTATTAAAATACCAGTAACCAGAAACGCTATTTTATCACTCCCTCAAACTCCATTATACACATCAAAAACAACAGTTTTAGAAGAGTCTATAGAAGCTATAGAATCCATAAATTCTAATTTACCAATTGCGCTTATTATTGAAGATAACATAGATGTAGTGCATTACTTAAAAACATGCTTAGAGAACAAATACCAAGTGCAACATGCTATAAACGGAAGGATTGGTATAGATATGGCTTATGAAAATATTCCAGATATTATTATCTCAGATGTAATGATGCCTGAAAAAGATGGCTTTGAAGTCTGTTCTACATTAAAATCTGATGAGCGTACAAACCATATTCCTATTATATTATTAACAGCAAAAGTTAGCAACGAGGATCGCTTAACAGGTCTCTCATTAGGTGCAGATGCATACTTATCGAAACCATTTAACAAGGAAGAATTATATATAAGACTCGATCAGTTATTATTACTTCGTAAAAAAATAATTGCGAAATTTAAAACGAGTGATTTTAATGATCTGGTAAAAAAACCTACTAGTAACCCTGAAGATAAATTTCTAAAAAAAATAATTTCAATTATTCATGAAGATATTAATAATCATGCTTTTGGATCTAAAGAGCTTGCTAAAAAACTTTTTTTAAGTGAGTCTCAAGTTTACAGGAAACTAAAAGCTATTAGCGGAAAATCTACTGCACTATTTATTAGATCTATTCGTTTACAAAAAAGCAAAGACCTAATACAGACTACAAATAGAACTATTGCTGAAATTGCCTATGATGTTGGATTTAATGACCCTTCGTGGTTTAGTAGAGCTTTTAAAGAAGAGTTTGGTCTCTCACCAAGTGAATTTAAATAG